Proteins found in one Amycolatopsis aidingensis genomic segment:
- a CDS encoding SDR family oxidoreductase yields the protein MPAVIAVTGASGGIGGRVAARLAEAGLPSRLLGRDPERLPRLPGATAAPPAPYGDGAAMRRALDGTGTLFLVSAHESADRVTEHRTAVDAAVAAGVERIVYVSFLGAAPDATFTFARDHWHTEQHIRGTGLRYTFLRDSFYLAALAGMAGADGVIRGPAGQGRVSAVAHDDIADVAVAVLRGGTEHDGRTYEVTGPEALSMTEAAEALSRASGRTVSYVPETREEAYASRASYGVADWEMAGWVSSYEAIATGEVSTVSGTVPDLTGHPAQSFAEFLRRNPDSYRHLLPAD from the coding sequence GTGCCCGCCGTCATCGCGGTTACCGGCGCCAGCGGCGGGATCGGTGGCCGGGTGGCTGCCCGGCTCGCCGAGGCCGGGTTACCGTCGCGGCTGCTCGGCCGTGATCCCGAGCGGCTGCCCCGGCTACCGGGCGCGACGGCGGCACCACCGGCGCCCTACGGTGACGGCGCCGCCATGCGCCGGGCGCTGGATGGGACGGGCACGTTGTTCCTGGTGTCCGCGCACGAGAGCGCGGACCGGGTGACCGAGCATCGCACCGCGGTGGACGCCGCCGTGGCGGCCGGGGTCGAGCGGATCGTGTACGTGTCCTTTCTCGGCGCGGCGCCGGACGCGACCTTCACCTTCGCCAGGGACCACTGGCACACCGAGCAGCACATCCGCGGCACCGGCCTGCGCTACACCTTCCTGCGGGACAGCTTCTACCTCGCCGCGCTGGCCGGGATGGCCGGCGCGGACGGGGTGATCCGCGGGCCGGCCGGGCAGGGCCGGGTCTCCGCGGTGGCGCACGACGACATCGCCGACGTGGCCGTTGCGGTGTTGCGCGGCGGTACGGAGCATGACGGCAGGACCTACGAGGTCACCGGCCCGGAGGCGCTGAGCATGACCGAGGCCGCGGAGGCGCTGAGCCGGGCGAGCGGCCGCACGGTCAGTTACGTGCCGGAGACCAGGGAGGAGGCCTACGCCTCGCGGGCGAGCTACGGGGTGGCCGACTGGGAGATGGCGGGCTGGGTCAGCTCCTACGAGGCGATCGCGACGGGGGAGGTGAGCACCGTCAGCGGCACGGTGCCGGACCTGACCGGTCACCCGGCCCAGTCCTTCGCCGAGTTCCTGCGGCGCAACCCGGACAGCTACCGCCACCTGCTTCCTGCGGACTGA
- a CDS encoding PPOX class F420-dependent oxidoreductase — protein MAEIIRDAADDIDSINKLTASRETRSAEIPGSHTDLLDKKGFAHFSSLGPDGAPQSHPVWFDAADGQLLISTGTDRQKYHNIRRDPRVSISILDPDDPYRYLEVRGNVVEIEPDPEKAFLDLLARKYLDKDTYPYEQRRGVQRVIIHIQPSHVVSG, from the coding sequence ATGGCGGAGATCATCCGCGACGCGGCGGACGACATCGACAGCATCAACAAACTCACGGCTAGCAGGGAGACACGAAGCGCCGAGATCCCCGGCAGCCATACCGACCTGCTCGACAAGAAGGGCTTCGCGCATTTCTCATCACTCGGGCCGGACGGGGCGCCCCAGTCACATCCGGTGTGGTTCGACGCTGCTGACGGGCAGCTACTCATCTCGACCGGAACCGACCGGCAGAAATACCACAACATCCGGCGGGACCCACGGGTATCGATCTCGATCCTCGATCCCGACGACCCTTACCGCTACCTGGAAGTACGGGGCAACGTCGTCGAGATCGAGCCGGATCCCGAGAAGGCGTTCCTTGACCTGTTGGCACGCAAGTACCTGGACAAGGACACCTACCCCTACGAGCAGCGACGGGGCGTGCAGCGGGTGATCATCCACATCCAGCCCTCGCATGTCGTGAGCGGATGA
- a CDS encoding phosphotransferase has translation MLARACAGAGLAVSGAELVRLVGNAVFRLPHDRVYVKITLTPRLAHRAGNAVIAARLLAEHGIPAVRPVGELRQPVLVGGHAVTFWHEVAGGAEPTTADLGRLLSRLHRLPVGTCGLPRWDPLPDLRHRLRDAGDWPAADLAFLADRCAAVAAALPGLRYVLPAGLVHGDARLGNLLAGPEGAVLCDFDTTGIGPVEWDLVPAAVAQSRFQDARHLHDDLAAAYGFDVTRWEGFEVLRELRELKLVTSALPIAHSDPELAAQLRHRLRTFREGDTTARWTRYR, from the coding sequence GTGCTCGCGCGGGCCTGTGCCGGGGCAGGCCTGGCCGTATCCGGGGCTGAACTGGTCCGCCTGGTCGGCAACGCGGTTTTCCGCCTCCCGCACGATCGGGTGTACGTCAAGATCACCCTCACCCCGCGACTGGCGCACCGGGCTGGCAATGCGGTCATCGCCGCCCGGCTGCTGGCCGAACACGGCATCCCCGCGGTCCGGCCGGTCGGTGAGCTGCGCCAACCGGTGCTCGTGGGCGGGCACGCGGTGACCTTCTGGCATGAGGTGGCCGGTGGCGCCGAGCCGACCACCGCCGATCTGGGTCGGCTGCTGTCGCGGCTGCACCGGCTGCCGGTCGGCACCTGCGGCCTGCCTCGCTGGGACCCGCTGCCGGATCTGCGGCACCGGTTGCGGGACGCGGGGGACTGGCCCGCAGCCGACCTGGCCTTCCTCGCGGACCGATGCGCTGCCGTGGCGGCGGCGCTGCCGGGGCTGCGCTACGTGCTGCCCGCCGGGCTGGTGCACGGTGACGCGCGGCTGGGGAACCTGCTCGCCGGACCCGAGGGTGCCGTGCTGTGCGATTTCGACACCACCGGCATCGGCCCGGTCGAATGGGATCTGGTGCCTGCCGCCGTCGCCCAGTCCCGTTTCCAGGACGCCCGGCACCTGCACGACGACCTCGCCGCCGCCTACGGTTTCGATGTCACCCGCTGGGAGGGTTTCGAGGTGCTGCGCGAGCTGCGTGAGCTCAAACTGGTCACTTCCGCGCTGCCGATCGCGCACAGCGATCCCGAACTGGCGGCGCAGCTGCGCCACCGGTTGCGCACCTTCCGCGAAGGGGACACCACGGCCAGGTGGACGCGCTACCGGTGA
- a CDS encoding GAF and ANTAR domain-containing protein has translation MTAVDRRAREAFIALADSLVAGFEIIEFLEELSARCAELLDLSASGLLLVDHRGALNLVAASTEQVRLLELFELQNEEGPCLEAYRSGQVVTCSDLAVATQRWPRFATAATEAGFAGVHALPMRLRAEVIGAVSLFSTSRRSLEPDALALGQALTDVATVSVLHQRAMRSPEVVVEELQAALNSRILVKQATGVLAERAGVTVGPALRLLRGHGRDTGQGLGDLARAVVHGTADVAAILSARPAE, from the coding sequence ATGACGGCAGTCGACCGGCGGGCCAGGGAGGCGTTCATCGCGCTGGCGGATTCGCTCGTCGCCGGGTTCGAGATCATCGAGTTCCTCGAGGAACTCAGTGCCAGATGCGCCGAACTGCTCGACCTGTCGGCCTCCGGCCTGCTCCTTGTCGACCATCGGGGCGCGTTGAACCTGGTAGCCGCCTCCACCGAACAGGTTCGGCTGCTGGAACTGTTCGAGTTGCAGAACGAGGAAGGTCCCTGTCTGGAGGCCTACCGTAGTGGCCAGGTCGTAACCTGCTCCGATCTGGCCGTCGCCACCCAGCGGTGGCCGCGGTTCGCCACAGCGGCCACGGAGGCCGGGTTCGCCGGGGTGCACGCGCTGCCGATGCGGCTGCGGGCGGAGGTGATCGGCGCGGTCAGCCTGTTCAGCACCTCGCGCCGATCACTGGAGCCGGATGCGTTGGCGCTGGGCCAAGCGCTCACCGACGTGGCCACGGTGAGTGTGCTGCACCAGCGAGCGATGCGCAGCCCGGAGGTCGTCGTCGAGGAACTGCAGGCCGCGCTGAACAGCCGCATCCTGGTCAAGCAGGCCACCGGCGTGCTGGCCGAGCGGGCCGGTGTCACCGTGGGCCCGGCGTTGCGGTTGCTGCGCGGGCACGGTCGCGACACCGGGCAGGGACTCGGTGATCTCGCGCGGGCCGTGGTGCACGGCACCGCCGATGTCGCCGCGATCCTCTCGGCGCGGCCCGCCGAGTAG